In Canis lupus familiaris isolate Mischka breed German Shepherd chromosome 24, alternate assembly UU_Cfam_GSD_1.0, whole genome shotgun sequence, a single genomic region encodes these proteins:
- the PI3 gene encoding elafin precursor, protein MRPSSFLVLAVFLILGTLAAQAAVTGVLPKGSGTDRGRVPVKGQDPVRGRDPVKAKGPVSTKPGSCPPILIQCAMLNPPNRCLSDTECPGARKCCKGPCGLACLQPQ, encoded by the exons ATGAGGCCCAGCAGCTTCTTGGTCCTGGCAGTGTTCCTTATCCTGGGGACTTTGGCGGCACAGGCAGCTGTCACAGGAG TTCTTCCTAAAGGATCAGGCACGGACAGAGGTCGTGTTCCGGTCAAAGGACAAGATCCGGTTAGAGGTCGAGATCCGGTCAAAGCCAAAGGTCCCGTGTCCACTAAGCCTGGCTCCTGCCCCCCTATTCTGATCCAGTGCGCCATGCTGAACCCCCCGAACCGCTGTCTGAGCGACACCGAGTGCCCAGGGGCCAGGAAGTGCTGCAAGGGCCCCTGTGGGCTggcctgcctgcagccccagTGA